Within the uncultured Draconibacterium sp. genome, the region CACAGGGTTTTATTTTCCTGGTTACATTTGGAGCAGGCCTCTTAATTGGAAATATGATCTGCAGTAAAATAATAGAACAATATAAAAATGAAGCGGGCTATAATTGGGATGCCATCTGGGGAATTATAACACTGTCGTCGATAGCCATTTTGCTTTTATTTACTGTACTCTTCAAAAATGATAAAGTCTAAAACCCAATGGATTAATTGCATTACTACATATAAGATTTGTACCGAAAACAGTATCCATATTTATAAAAGTAACTGGCTATTTTTTATATCTTTCAGTTTCTAAACTAAACGTATAATGAAGATGAAATGTGTACCACTTTTTACTTTGTTTTCCCTATTTATATCGTTCATATTTTTTGCAGGATGTTCCAATAACAATTCAGACGGGAACCTAAGCATCACCTATCCGCAAAAAATACGCTGTTCCCAAACGATATAATAGCACCAACTTTTACATGGGAAGAACCCAACGATAAAGTAAAAAAATGGGATATTCTTGTTTCATCAGATGAGACTGACTTAATAAAAAAAGAAGGCATTACTGATAAATTCTGGAGACCATCTGCTGAAGAATGGAACCTTCTGAAAGAGAATGCTGAACAGGATATTCAAATTAAAGTTCAGGGTATTGGAGGCAAAGTTCCGGCAGAAGATATGACTACTTTTCATATTTCGAAAGACAAGGTTGACGCTCCCATTTTTTACCGGGCTGTTCCACTACCCTTTAAATTTGCCCGTGAAAACCTGAAACGCATCCGTTGGCATTTCGGGCATGTAAACAACGAAAATCAGCCACATGCAGTACTCGAAAATATTCCGGTTTGTGCCAATTGCCACTCCTTTACACCCGATGGATCGACACTGGTCATGGACGTAGACGCCCGCGACGACAAAGGGGCATACACGCTCACCTCTTTCGAGAAAGCTACACATGTGGATGAAGACAGCCTGATACACTGGAGTGATTACCAGAATGGGAAATTTACTTACGGACTACTTTCGCAAATATCACCCGACGGAAGATACGTTGTGAGTACCTTAAAGGACTGCGAAATTTTTGTCGACCGCAACGATTTGGCTTATTCCCAGTTGTTTTTCCCGGTTAAAGGAATTTTGGTTGTTTACGACCGTCTTAATAAAAAATATTTTGAGCTGGAAGGTGCCAACGACACCACCTTTATTCAAAGTAATCCCTGTTGGACTCCCGACGGGAAATACATTTACTTTTCCAAAGCACCTGCGGAACAATATGAGGAGAGCGGATTAAAAAACGGATCTGTCCCAAAAGATGAAGACATTCCCCACTACAAAATTTTTGAAGAACATTTCCTAAAACGCGATTCCCTAAAAAAATTCAACATCTATAAAATACCTTTTAACAATGGTAAAGGAGGAAAAGCGGTTCCGGTAGAAGGAGCCTCACACAATGGTTTCAGCAACTATTTTCCCAAAATATCGCCCGATGGGAAATGGCTGGTATTTTGCCAGGCCGAAAGTTTTATGCTATTACAAAAAGACAGTAAACTGAATATTGTGCCTGCCAATGGAGGAGAAGCGAGAGAACTTACCTGCAACAGCGATAATATGAATTCGTGGCATTCATGGTCGCCCAACAGCAAATGGCTGGTTTATTCGTCGAAACAAGGAGGCCCATACACACAACTCTACCTTACCCACATTGATGAAAACGGACTGGATACACCTCCCGTATTTCTTGAAAACTTCTCGTTTGATAAATATGCCAATAATATTCCGGAGTTTGTTAACACCACTTACGACGATGAATTAAAAATTGACCCGGCCTTTTTATCTGAAAATGATTTTATTGTAAGAATTGGCGAAATCAAACAAC harbors:
- a CDS encoding tetratricopeptide repeat protein: MTTFHISKDKVDAPIFYRAVPLPFKFARENLKRIRWHFGHVNNENQPHAVLENIPVCANCHSFTPDGSTLVMDVDARDDKGAYTLTSFEKATHVDEDSLIHWSDYQNGKFTYGLLSQISPDGRYVVSTLKDCEIFVDRNDLAYSQLFFPVKGILVVYDRLNKKYFELEGANDTTFIQSNPCWTPDGKYIYFSKAPAEQYEESGLKNGSVPKDEDIPHYKIFEEHFLKRDSLKKFNIYKIPFNNGKGGKAVPVEGASHNGFSNYFPKISPDGKWLVFCQAESFMLLQKDSKLNIVPANGGEARELTCNSDNMNSWHSWSPNSKWLVYSSKQGGPYTQLYLTHIDENGLDTPPVFLENFSFDKYANNIPEFVNTTYDDELKIDPAFLSENDFIVRIGEIKQRKGDLNGAFAEFDKAVKKFPNQSEPYFKRGVVYFIKGEMINAIADITRAIEIDEMEDYFTYRGLAYLKLGKNEQVVNDLKRALKLDPRSFTACSYMGVAYVRQGNYNAAIEILERANTLFNEDALTYFYLGLSYFNTENWKKSEDSLTAAINLGIKNSAQNPVYSLRGEARFYQNNYDEAVKDLQIAVTTSPNDHQLFYLLGKAQLETGKKREARQNLLKAKQLGSVQAGDLLNTMNV